DNA sequence from the Streptomyces sp. MST-110588 genome:
CGCTCAGCGCCACGACCGCCATCGCCGCATGCGCGACGGCCGAGTACCAGCACTACGTCAAGCTGCGTGAAGAACTGCGCGCACCGGCGCCCGCCCCTTCCGCCGTCACCGCGAACGGTGGCACCAACGGGGCGCCGGGCACGTCCTCGTCGTCCGGCGGCACCGGCCCGGCCGAAGCCGTGGGTTCCGTGGGTGAGGTCACGCAGTCCTCGGGAGCGGGCCTGGCCGCCATGATCACGGTCCTGGCCCCGGTCCTGGCGGCGATCGCCGCCGTTCTCTTCCTTCTCGTCGGGTACGTGCTGCGTACCCTCGGCCCCGACCGGTCCGCCGCCCAGCCCATGATCAGCGTCGGCTGGGTGTTCGCGGCCCTGGCCGTCGCGGGTTTCCTCGTGGCCATGACGGGACTGATCGTCACGGCACTGCGCAACGGCTCGACCTCCACGCCGGCCAAACGCCGGGGCAGCCTGGCCCGCGAGGTGGACCTCGCCCGGGACGCGTGGCGGCAGGCGCTCCTGGAACGCGGTCTGCTGCCGTTCCTGCGCGAGGCACTGGCCGATCCGCCGTCGTCCGGGGCATCCGGAACATCCGGGTCGTCCGGGTCCGGGACACCTGGACCGTCCGGGGCGCCCGGCTCGTCCAGCTCGTCCGGGAAGACGAATCATGATTCGTCCCGGTACGTCCCACAGCGTGGCAGCGACGGCGAGAGCCGCATCTCGCCCCTGGGCTATACGCGTCCCAACTTCACCAGCCCGGACGGCGGACCGCCCGCCGGGCCCCGGCCCCACTTCACCAGCCCGGGGTTCACCAGTCCCGACTACGGCGGTCCGGACCACCAGCCCGAGTAGCGAGCGGTCCGGGCAGCGACACGGCCGGCTGTCACAGCCGGCCGGAGAACGGATCACCGCGGGTACGGCCCCGCCCGCACCGGTGGGGCCGGCCCCTGGGTGCCGGCCCGGCCTGCCTGGCCTACCTGTGCCTGCCTGCCGTACCCGGTGTGTCCGGCATGCCCGGTGTGCCCGGTGTGCCCGGTGTGCCCGCCGTCCTACTCCGCGATCGGCAGATACACCCGGTTGCCCGCCGCCGCGAACTCCTTCGACTTCTGCGCCATGCCCGCTTCCGGATCGATCCCCTCGGACCCCAGGTCCTCACCGTGCTGCCGCCGGATGTCCTGAGAGATCTTCATCGAACAGAACTTCGGCCCGCACATGGAGCAGAAGTGCGCCGTCTTCGCGGGCTCCGCCGGCAGCGTCTCGTCGTGGAAGGCGCGTGCCGTGTCCGGATCCAGGGCCAGGTTGAACTGGTCCTCCCAGCGGAACTCGAAGCGGGCGTCGGAGAGCGCGTCGTCCCAGTCCTGGGCGCCGGGGTGGCCCTTCGCCAGGTCCGCCGCATGCGCCGCGATCTTGTACGTGATGACACCGGTCTTCACGTCGTCGCGGTCCGGCAGTCCCAGGTGCTCCTTGGGGGTGACGTAGCACAGCATCGCCGTGCCCCACCAGGCGATCATCGCCGCGCCGATGCCGGAGGTGATGTGGTCGTAGGCGGGCGCGACGTCCGTCGTCAGCGGGCCCAGCGTGTAGAAGGGCGCCTCCTCGCAGATCTCCTGCTGGAGGTCGATGTTCTCCTTGATCTTGTGCATCGGGACGTGTCCCGGACCCTCGATCATCGTCTGCACGCCGTGCCGCTTGGCGACGGTGTTCAGCTCGCCGAGGGTACGCAGCTCCGCGAACTGCGCCTCGTCGTTGGCGTCCGCGATGGACCCGGGGCGCAGCCCGTCACCGAGGGAGTACGTGACGTCGTAGGACGCCAGGATCTCGCACAGCTCCTCGAAGTGGGTGTAGAGGAAGGACTCCTTGTGGTGCGCCAGGCACCAGGCGGCCATGATCGAGCCGCCGCGCGAGACGATGCCGGTCTTGCGGCGGGCGGTGAGCGGAACGTACCGCAGCAGTACGCCCGCGTGGACGGTCATGTAGTCCACGCCCTGCTCGGCCTGCTCGATGACGGTGTCCTTGTAGATCTCCCAGGTCAGCTCCTCGGCCTTGCCGTCGACCTTCTCCAGGGCCTGGTAGAGGGGGACGGTGCCGATCGGGACGGGGGAGTTGCGCAGCACCCACTCGCGGGTGGTGTGGATGTTGCGGCCGGTGGACAGGTCCATGACCGTGTCGGCGCCCCAGCGGGTCGCCCAGGTCATCTTCTCGACCTCCTCCTCGATGGAGGAGGTGACCGCGGAGTTCCCGATGTTGGCGTTGACCTTCACCAGGAAGTTCTTGCCGATGATCATCGGCTCGATCTCCGGGTGGTTGACGTTGGCGGGCAGTACGGCCCGGCCGGCCGCGATCTCCTCGCGTACGAACTCCGGTGTCACGTTCTCGCGGAGGGCGACGTACTCCATCTCCGCGGTGATCTCGCCGCGCCGCGCGTAGGCGAGCTGGGTGACCGCGGCGCCCGCCCGGCCGCGGCGCGGCTGCCGGGGCCGGCCGGGGAAGACGGCGTCCAGGTTCCGCAGGCCGCCGCGCGGCGAGGTGTGCTTGAGGCCGTCGTCCTCCGGCCGCGGGGGGCGGCCGGCGTACTCCTCGGTGTCCCCGCGGGCGATGATCCAGTTCTCCCGCAGCGGCGCGAGACCGCGGCGGACGTCCGTCTCGATGTTCGGATCGGTGTACGGCCCGGACGTGTCGTACAGCGTCACGTCCTTGCCGTTGGTGAGGTGCACACGGCGGACCGGGACCCGCAGGTCGGGGCGCGATCCGGAGAGGTAGCCCTTGTGCCAGCCGGGCTGTTCCGCCTCGGTGGCACCGTTGTTTTCAGGCGTGCGTGCATCCTGCAGAGTCATTGAGACCCACTCCCTACGCCGGCATTACCCGGTAACAGGTTCGGCGGTCGACGCAGCGGTTCCCGTGACGGCGTTCCCGGCTTCGGCCGGACGTTCCGTACGGGGGTCAGCGCCCTCTCAGCCCGGTGCTCCGAGCTCCCGCGATTGCAAAGGTGTCACCACGGTAGCGGCCGGTATGGCGCGGTGAACAGGGGGCCCTGTCGGTTCTTGCGATGATCGGTCGGTGACCCGCTCCGAGTCCCACACACATGCACACGCGCACGGACACGGGCCCGCCGCGCCCGTGTCCCGGCACCTCCGCAAGGTCATCGCAGCAGTGCTGATTCCCTTCGCCGCCGCCGTTGTGGCCGGGCTGGTCGTGCTGTGGCCGGGCGGGCCTCCCGGCCACCGGCCGTCCGGGGTCGGCTTCGACCAGCCCACCGAGCAGGCGGAGGTGGTACGGGTGGACAAGGTCGACTGCGCGGACGTCAACGCGGGGCCGGGGACCGGGAGCGGATCGGGGCCGGGGTCCGGGGGCGGCGGGGACGGGCCGCCGCAGGTGGGGCCGGGGCCGGGGCCCGGAGCGGGCGCCACGCCGGGGAGCAGCCCCTGCGAGCGGGCCACGGTCGAGGTCACCACCGGCCGGGACAAGGGCCGCACCTTTCAGACGGTGGTGACGCCCGACGCCACCCGCCGCTACACGGCCGGGCAGCGCGTGGTGGTCGCCTACTCCCCCAAAGCCCCCCGGGACCTCCAGTACTCCGTCACCGACGTGGACCGGACACCACCCATGTGGGTGCTTGCCTCGATCTTCGCCGGCGCGGTGGTCGTCGTCGGCCGGCTGCGCGGCGTACTGGCGCTGGTGGCGCTGGTCACCGGCTTCGGCGTACTGACGCTGTTCATCCTCCCGGCCATCCTCCAGGGGTCCGATCCGCTGGCGGTGGCGGTGGTCGGCGGCAGCGCGATCATGCTCATCGCGCTCTATATGTGCCATGGGCTGACGGCCCGTACGTCCGTGGCGGTCCTGGGCACCCTCGCCTCGCTGCTGCTGATCGGCCTGCTCGGCTCGTGGTTCATCGACTGGGCGCACCTGACCGGCAACACCGACGACCAGACCGGTCTGGTGCACGGTCTCTACCCGGACATCGAGGTCCGCGGCCTGCTGCTGGCGGGCATCATCATCGGCTCGCTGGGGGTGCTGGACGATGTGACGGTCACGCAGACGGCCGCCGTGTGGGAGCTGAAGGAGGCGGATCCGTCGGCGAGCCGGCGCACCTTGTACCGGTCGGCGATGCGCATCGGACGGGACCACATCGCCTCGGTGGTCAACACGCTGGTGCTCGCCTACGCGGGTGCGGCGCTGCCGCTGCTCCTGCTGTTCTCCATCGCACACAGCAGCGTCGGTACGGTCGCCACCAGCGAGGTGGTCGCCGAGGAGATCGTGCGTACTTTGGTGGGCAGCGTCGGGCTGGTGGCGTCGGTGCCCCTGACGACGCTGCTCGCGGCACTGGTCGTCGCCACGGACCGCGCGGACACGGACGGCGGGCGCACCAACCGCAGGGGTACGGGCAACGGGGGCGCACGGCACGGAGAGTGGCAACGCGGGGCCGGGGAGCGCCGAAGCACGCTGCGCGTCGTCGGCACACAGCGGGGCGGCACGGAACGTACCCGGCACGGAGCGCGCGGCCGACGCCGCAAACACTGACCGCCGCCGTTGCGTTGGACCAGCCGCGGACCACGGCGGGCCTGCTGCGCACCCGTCGCGTAGGTGTTGCGGACCATTGCGCACCTGCTGCGGTCCGCCCTCCTCACCCCGTCTGCTGGGCCTCCGTAAGGATGCGGTCCAGCGCCGTGTCGAGCGTGTCGCACACCTCCTCCTCCCCCATGGGTACGACGCGGTCCGTACGGTCCAGGAAGGCCACCAGGGGCGCGGCACCGGCACGGAACAGCGCGGTGTCGTGCCCGACCCGCAGGCTGATGAAGACGTCGCCGAGCCGCTCGGGCGAGACCGGCTCGATGCGCACATCCCCGGCCCCGGCGGGTCCGCTCAGCCCGTCCAGCAGCAGCTCCCGGCCGAACGTCCAGGTCACCGGCGCATCACCGGGCAGGTCGAAGGTGAGGCGGATCGCGTAGGGGTCGGCGCCGGTGAACGCCAGCTCCACCGGGATCCGGAAGGTGAGTTCCTCGGACACGAGGAAACTCATGGTCACTTCTGCCTGAACCGTGTCGGTCATCAACCTCTGCCCGTGCTGGTCTCGGTCGGCCATGAACTGCCCCTCGTGGCCCTGTTCACGCCATGGTCGGCCCGCCTCGCCCGTCGGCAGCGGGACCGCCGGACCGGCGGCGGCCGGCCCCACCTGAACCGGGGTGGCCGCGCAGACCGAGCCGACGGCGTACTCCTGGTGTCCGACGGCGTACTCATGGTGTTCGCAGTCCACCCGGGCACGGCGGATCGTCCGCACTCTAACTCCGGCTTCCGGTGCGGCAGTCCGGTCCGCGGCCGAGTTACCCCACCTGGCTCAGCGCACGTCCGTGGGACGCGCCCCGAAGTGCGCCCGCTACGCCAACGCCCCGCTCCGGACCGGGAGCGGGGCGCCGACGCGACGGTGGGGACGACGAGGTCCGTACGTCAAGGAGAGGGAGGTGAGAGGGGATCTCACCACTCGCTCTTGGACGAGGACGACGAGGAACCGTTGAACCGGCGCACCAGGTAGATCACTCCGGCGATCAATGCCACGGCGACGAGGATCTTGAAGAGCAGGCCGACGATGAAGCCGACCAGGCTGCCGATCAGTCCGCCGAAGACGACGATCAGGACGACGGGCACCGCGACCCACTTCACCCACCACGGAAGCCCCGCGAATATCTCCTTCACAGCCATTGCTCTGCCCTGCTTTCTGTGTGCTCTCGCATCGTCCGGGTCGGCCGTCGCGTTTCCTTCGCGCCGAATCTCCGCTTCTTCCTGCACCAACGATGCTAGGACGGCGTGCGCTCCCGCGGGGGCCGCGCAGCCCCGGTCCTCCCCTGACCCGACCCTTACGGGTTCAGGGGGCCGTCCCTCAGCTTTCGGGTGGAGAGAAGACCACCATGACCCGCAGGTCCTCGCTGATGTGGTGGAACTTGTGGGGCACTCCGGCAGGCACGTACACCACGCTGCCGCGCGCGACCGATGTCGTCTCCGTGCCGACGGTGATCGCCGCCCGCCCGCTCATGACGAGGTAGACCTCGTCCTGATCGTGCGGCTGCTGCGGGTCGGTGCTGCCCGCGTCCAGCGCGTACAGGCCCACCGACATGTTCCGCTCACGCAGGAACTGCAGATACGCGCCGTCGTTCGCGGCCCGCTCCGCCTCCAGTTCGTCCAGCTTGAATGCCTTCATGCCCTCCGTACCTCTCCCTGTCCACGTCATCACCACGGGTCCGCCCGGTCTGCGACGATCTCACCATGAAGAATTTCCTGGTCAAGACGATCGCCAATGCCGCGGCGCTGGCCGTGGCCATCTGGCTGCTCAAGGACATCACGCTGACCGGTGAGAACACCGGCCGCAAGGCGCTGACGCTGGCCCTGGTGGCGCTGCTCTTCGGGGTGGTGAACTTCATCGTCAAGCCCGTGGTGAAGCTGCTGTCCCTGCCGCTGTTCATCCTCACCCTCGGCCTCTTCACACTCGTGGTGAACGCGCTGATGCTGCTGCTCACCTCCTGGCTGGCGGACAAACTCCACCTCGCCTTCCATGTGGAAGGCTTCTGGACCGCTCTCCTCGGGGGCGTGATCATCTCGATCGTTTCGTGGGCGATGCATGTGGTCCTCCCCGACGACCGGGACTGATCCACTTTCCCCGGCATCACGGCCGTCCCATGTCCGCCAAGATCAGGGAGCGCTGCGGTTCCCCCGCCGCCAGGGAACCGATCCGGCCTCGTCGGCGCGCGGTGACCGACGAGCCGCGGCCGGGTGAGGTAGAGGTAGGAGTGGAGGACACGGCCCGCGGCGGCTCCCAGGACCGGCCACGGGACCACGAGAGCCGCGAGAGCCGCGAGAGCCGCGGGGCAACCATCGAGGCCGCGACGGCAGGCGGACGGCACGCGGCTCAGACGGATGACACACGGCTCAGGCGGACGACACAGGGCCGATGAGAGGGAGCACCTATGACGGGCGACGGCACACGGGTCGTACGGGCCGGGATCCCAAAGGCGGCGGCGTACGAACCCGCCCTGCCTGGCCCGGTCTTCGCCGCCCACTTCCACCTCCCCGGTGACGCGATCGGCCCGTACACATACGGCCGGGAGGCCAACCCCACCTGGACCCGGCTGGAAACCGCCATCGGCGAGCTGGAGTCCCCGGACGCGCCCGCGCACACCATCACCTTCGCCTCCGGGATGGCCGCCGTCGCCGCCGTCCTCTTCTCCCAGTTGCGCGCCGGTGACGCGGTCGTCCTGCCCAGCGACGGGTACCAGCTCCTGCCGGCCGTACGCGAACGCCTGGAGAGCTACGGCATCGAGGTGCGTACGGCGCCCACGGCCGGTGACGCGCAGCTCGAAGCGCTGGACGGCGCCCGGCTGCTGTGGATCGAGTCGCCCTCCAACCCGGGTCTGGAGGTGTGCGACATCCGGCGCCTGGCGCGGGCGGCGCACGCCCGCGGGGCGCTGGTCGCCGTCGACAACACCCTCGCCACCCCTCTGGGGCAGCGACCCCTGGACCTGGACGCCGATTTCTCCGTAGCCAGCGGCACCAAGGCCCTGACCGGCCACGGCGATGTCCTCCTGGGCTATGTCACCACCCGGGACACGGCCCTGGCCGATGCGGTACGCACCTGGCGCAAGACCGTCGGCGCGATCCCCGGCCCCATGGAGGCGTGGCTGGCGCACCGCTCACTGGCCACGCTCGCCCTGCGCGTACGGCAGCAGGCGGCCGGCGCGCTCGCCCTCGCCGAGGCGCTGCGCGACCACCCGGAGGTGACCGGACTGCGCCACCCCGGCCTGCCCTCCGATCCCGCGCACGAGACCGCCGCCCGGCAGATGCGCGAGGGGAGGTTCGGGTGTGTGGTGTCCTTCACGCTGCCCGACCGCGCATACGCGGAACGTTTCCTCGAAGCGCTGGACCTGGTGGACGACGCGACGAGCTTCGGCGGCGTACGTTCCACGGCCGAGCGGCGCGGGCGCTGGGGCGGGGACGCCGTGCCGGAAGGTTTCATCCGCTTCTCCGTGGGGGTGGAGGAGCCGGCGGACCTGATCGCGGACGTGCTCCGGGCCCTGGACACCGCGGGCCGCAAACGACGCTCCCCATGAGGCGAGGGGGCCGGGCCCGTACCGCTGTCGCTACGTAAAGCGGGCCGGCGGGGTATCCCCCCTCGTTACCCCGTCGGCCCCGGTTCCATGCCCAGCGAACCGTGCAGACAAGGCTAGTTGACTCACCGTCAGTGTCCAATCACGCCAGCGGTACAGTCCTATCGACATATTTATAGTTGGCCCACGACCAGGCTCCGGAGCGCGAAGGAGGTACGTATGGATCTGGCACTGTTACGCACCTTCGTCACGGTCCACCGAGCCGGCTCCTTCACCCGGGCCGCGTCCCTCCTGGGACTGTCCCAGCCCGCCGTCACCAGCCAGATACGGTCCCTGGAACGCCAATTGGGGCGACCGCTGTTCTTACGAGGATCCCGCGGGGTCACCCCCACCACCGTCGGCGACGAACTCGCCCACAAGATCGCCCCGCACCTGGACGCCCTCACCGAGATCACCGAGGCGGACCTCG
Encoded proteins:
- the thiC gene encoding phosphomethylpyrimidine synthase ThiC codes for the protein MTLQDARTPENNGATEAEQPGWHKGYLSGSRPDLRVPVRRVHLTNGKDVTLYDTSGPYTDPNIETDVRRGLAPLRENWIIARGDTEEYAGRPPRPEDDGLKHTSPRGGLRNLDAVFPGRPRQPRRGRAGAAVTQLAYARRGEITAEMEYVALRENVTPEFVREEIAAGRAVLPANVNHPEIEPMIIGKNFLVKVNANIGNSAVTSSIEEEVEKMTWATRWGADTVMDLSTGRNIHTTREWVLRNSPVPIGTVPLYQALEKVDGKAEELTWEIYKDTVIEQAEQGVDYMTVHAGVLLRYVPLTARRKTGIVSRGGSIMAAWCLAHHKESFLYTHFEELCEILASYDVTYSLGDGLRPGSIADANDEAQFAELRTLGELNTVAKRHGVQTMIEGPGHVPMHKIKENIDLQQEICEEAPFYTLGPLTTDVAPAYDHITSGIGAAMIAWWGTAMLCYVTPKEHLGLPDRDDVKTGVITYKIAAHAADLAKGHPGAQDWDDALSDARFEFRWEDQFNLALDPDTARAFHDETLPAEPAKTAHFCSMCGPKFCSMKISQDIRRQHGEDLGSEGIDPEAGMAQKSKEFAAAGNRVYLPIAE
- a CDS encoding YibE/F family protein yields the protein MTRSESHTHAHAHGHGPAAPVSRHLRKVIAAVLIPFAAAVVAGLVVLWPGGPPGHRPSGVGFDQPTEQAEVVRVDKVDCADVNAGPGTGSGSGPGSGGGGDGPPQVGPGPGPGAGATPGSSPCERATVEVTTGRDKGRTFQTVVTPDATRRYTAGQRVVVAYSPKAPRDLQYSVTDVDRTPPMWVLASIFAGAVVVVGRLRGVLALVALVTGFGVLTLFILPAILQGSDPLAVAVVGGSAIMLIALYMCHGLTARTSVAVLGTLASLLLIGLLGSWFIDWAHLTGNTDDQTGLVHGLYPDIEVRGLLLAGIIIGSLGVLDDVTVTQTAAVWELKEADPSASRRTLYRSAMRIGRDHIASVVNTLVLAYAGAALPLLLLFSIAHSSVGTVATSEVVAEEIVRTLVGSVGLVASVPLTTLLAALVVATDRADTDGGRTNRRGTGNGGARHGEWQRGAGERRSTLRVVGTQRGGTERTRHGARGRRRKH
- a CDS encoding SsgA family sporulation/cell division regulator; protein product: MTDTVQAEVTMSFLVSEELTFRIPVELAFTGADPYAIRLTFDLPGDAPVTWTFGRELLLDGLSGPAGAGDVRIEPVSPERLGDVFISLRVGHDTALFRAGAAPLVAFLDRTDRVVPMGEEEVCDTLDTALDRILTEAQQTG
- a CDS encoding DUF5326 family protein; this encodes MKEIFAGLPWWVKWVAVPVVLIVVFGGLIGSLVGFIVGLLFKILVAVALIAGVIYLVRRFNGSSSSSSKSEW
- a CDS encoding cupin domain-containing protein, which translates into the protein MKAFKLDELEAERAANDGAYLQFLRERNMSVGLYALDAGSTDPQQPHDQDEVYLVMSGRAAITVGTETTSVARGSVVYVPAGVPHKFHHISEDLRVMVVFSPPES
- a CDS encoding phage holin family protein, with product MKNFLVKTIANAAALAVAIWLLKDITLTGENTGRKALTLALVALLFGVVNFIVKPVVKLLSLPLFILTLGLFTLVVNALMLLLTSWLADKLHLAFHVEGFWTALLGGVIISIVSWAMHVVLPDDRD
- a CDS encoding cystathionine gamma-lyase encodes the protein MTGDGTRVVRAGIPKAAAYEPALPGPVFAAHFHLPGDAIGPYTYGREANPTWTRLETAIGELESPDAPAHTITFASGMAAVAAVLFSQLRAGDAVVLPSDGYQLLPAVRERLESYGIEVRTAPTAGDAQLEALDGARLLWIESPSNPGLEVCDIRRLARAAHARGALVAVDNTLATPLGQRPLDLDADFSVASGTKALTGHGDVLLGYVTTRDTALADAVRTWRKTVGAIPGPMEAWLAHRSLATLALRVRQQAAGALALAEALRDHPEVTGLRHPGLPSDPAHETAARQMREGRFGCVVSFTLPDRAYAERFLEALDLVDDATSFGGVRSTAERRGRWGGDAVPEGFIRFSVGVEEPADLIADVLRALDTAGRKRRSP